From the genome of Glycine max cultivar Williams 82 chromosome 2, Glycine_max_v4.0, whole genome shotgun sequence, one region includes:
- the LOC100814279 gene encoding tyrosine-protein phosphatase DSP1 isoform X2, with translation MQVAAELQRAHHHHQRHKQDTPMCRQIQLTISDHTTAGDDDGEDLFIPPLNFAMVDNGIFRSGFPEPANFSFLQTLGLRSIIYLCPEPYPEANMEFLKSNGIKLFQFGIEGHKEPFVNIPEDTIREALKVVLDVRNHPVIIHCKRGKHRTGCLVGCYRKLQKWCLSSVFDEYQRFAAAKARVSDQRLD, from the exons ATGCAAGTGGCGGCAGAACTCCAACGCGCCCATCACCACCACCAAAGGCACAAACAAGACACTCCCATGTGCCGCCAAATCCAGCTCACTATCTCCGATCACACCACCGCCGGAGACGACGACGGCGAGGATCTCTTCATTCCGCCCCTCAACTTCGCCATGGTTGATAATGGCATTTTCCGCTCCGGCTTCCCCGAACCCGCCAACTTCTCCTTCCTCCAAACCCTCGGCCTCCGTTCCATCAT ATATCTGTGTCCTGAGCCGTATCCGGAGGCCAATATGGAGTTCCTCAAGTCAAATGGGATCAAGCTTTTTCAGTTTGGGATTGAGGGTCATAAG GAGCCTTTTGTGAACATCCCAGAGGACACAATCCGTGAAGCACTAAAAGTTGTTCTTG ATGTCAGGAACCACCCAGTTATAATTCACTGTAAGCGTGGAAAG CACCGAACGGGTTGCTTAGTAGGATGCTATAGAAAATTGCAAAAATGGTGCTTGTCATCTGTCTTTGATGAATACCAACGCTTTGCAGCTGCCAAAGCAAGAGTTTCAGATCAGAG
- the LOC100814279 gene encoding tyrosine-protein phosphatase DSP1 isoform X3, translating into MQVAAELQRAHHHHQRHKQDTPMCRQIQLTISDHTTAGDDDGEDLFIPPLNFAMVDNGIFRSGFPEPANFSFLQTLGLRSIIYLCPEPYPEANMEFLKSNGIKLFQFGIEGHKEPFVNIPEDTIREALKVVLDVRNHPVIIHCKRGKHRTGCLVGCYRKLQKWCLSSVFDEYQRFAAAKARVSDQSL; encoded by the exons ATGCAAGTGGCGGCAGAACTCCAACGCGCCCATCACCACCACCAAAGGCACAAACAAGACACTCCCATGTGCCGCCAAATCCAGCTCACTATCTCCGATCACACCACCGCCGGAGACGACGACGGCGAGGATCTCTTCATTCCGCCCCTCAACTTCGCCATGGTTGATAATGGCATTTTCCGCTCCGGCTTCCCCGAACCCGCCAACTTCTCCTTCCTCCAAACCCTCGGCCTCCGTTCCATCAT ATATCTGTGTCCTGAGCCGTATCCGGAGGCCAATATGGAGTTCCTCAAGTCAAATGGGATCAAGCTTTTTCAGTTTGGGATTGAGGGTCATAAG GAGCCTTTTGTGAACATCCCAGAGGACACAATCCGTGAAGCACTAAAAGTTGTTCTTG ATGTCAGGAACCACCCAGTTATAATTCACTGTAAGCGTGGAAAG CACCGAACGGGTTGCTTAGTAGGATGCTATAGAAAATTGCAAAAATGGTGCTTGTCATCTGTCTTTGATGAATACCAACGCTTTGCAGCTGCCAAAGCAAGAGTTTCAGATCAGAG
- the LOC100814279 gene encoding probable tyrosine-protein phosphatase DSP4 isoform X1: MQVAAELQRAHHHHQRHKQDTPMCRQIQLTISDHTTAGDDDGEDLFIPPLNFAMVDNGIFRSGFPEPANFSFLQTLGLRSIIYLCPEPYPEANMEFLKSNGIKLFQFGIEGHKEPFVNIPEDTIREALKVVLDVRNHPVIIHCKRGKHRTGCLVGCYRKLQKWCLSSVFDEYQRFAAAKARVSDQRFVELFDISSLKHFPIPFSCLKR, from the exons ATGCAAGTGGCGGCAGAACTCCAACGCGCCCATCACCACCACCAAAGGCACAAACAAGACACTCCCATGTGCCGCCAAATCCAGCTCACTATCTCCGATCACACCACCGCCGGAGACGACGACGGCGAGGATCTCTTCATTCCGCCCCTCAACTTCGCCATGGTTGATAATGGCATTTTCCGCTCCGGCTTCCCCGAACCCGCCAACTTCTCCTTCCTCCAAACCCTCGGCCTCCGTTCCATCAT ATATCTGTGTCCTGAGCCGTATCCGGAGGCCAATATGGAGTTCCTCAAGTCAAATGGGATCAAGCTTTTTCAGTTTGGGATTGAGGGTCATAAG GAGCCTTTTGTGAACATCCCAGAGGACACAATCCGTGAAGCACTAAAAGTTGTTCTTG ATGTCAGGAACCACCCAGTTATAATTCACTGTAAGCGTGGAAAG CACCGAACGGGTTGCTTAGTAGGATGCTATAGAAAATTGCAAAAATGGTGCTTGTCATCTGTCTTTGATGAATACCAACGCTTTGCAGCTGCCAAAGCAAGAGTTTCAGATCAGAGGTTTGTAGAGTTGTTTGATATTTCCAGCCTGAA